A genomic region of Numenius arquata chromosome 21, bNumArq3.hap1.1, whole genome shotgun sequence contains the following coding sequences:
- the TMEM50A gene encoding transmembrane protein 50A codes for MSGFLESLRCSECVDWGEKRNTIASVAAGVLFFTGWWIIIDAAVKYPQMEDFNHSYHACGVIATIAFLMINAVSNGQVRGDSYSEGCLGQTGARIWLFIGFMMAFGSLIASMWILFGGYVVKEKPVVYPGIAVFFQNAFIFFGGLVFKFGRTEDLWQ; via the exons ATGTCAGGTTTTCTTGAGAGCTTGCGGTGCTCGGAGTGTGTTGACTGGGGAGAGAAACGAAACACCATCGCTTCTGTTGCTGCGGGAGTGCTG TTTTTTACAGGTTGGTGGATAATCATAGATGCAGCTGTAAAATACCCTCAAATGGAAGATTTCAACCATTCGTATCATGCTTGTGGGGTTATAGCCACGATTGCATTCCTAAT GATCAACGCCGTGTCTAATGGACAAGTGCGGGGTGACAGTTACAGTGAAGGCTGCCTGGGCCAGACAG GTGCTCGGATCTGGCTGTTCATCGGGTTTATGATGGCTTTTGGATCTCTGATTGCTTCCATGTGGATCCTTTTTGGAGGTTACGTTGTTAAAG AAAAACCAGTAGTATACCCAGGGATAGCTGTGTTTTTCCAGAACGCATTCATCTTTTTTGG GGGACTGGTCTTCAAATTCGGTCGCACGGAAGATTTGTGGCAATGA
- the SYF2 gene encoding pre-mRNA-splicing factor SYF2, which yields MAAEVSALSGWGAPDADDGGSGSEDEARPSTAAAVAAAQKREERLRKFRELHLKRNEARKLNHQEVVEEDKRLKLPANWEAKKARLEWELKVEEKKKECAARGEDYERVKLLEISAEDAERWERRKKRKNPDLGFSDYAAAQLRKYQRLTRQIKPDLEQYEKLKEQYGEALYPTSDSLLHGTHVPSKEGVDRMVADLEKQIEKREKYSRRRPYNDDADIDYINERNAKFNKKAERFYGKYTAEIKQNLERGTAV from the exons ATGGCGGCCGAGGTGTCGGCGCTGAGCGGCTGGGGGGCTCCGGATGCCGATGACGGG GGCTCGGGCTCGGAGGACGAGGCGCGGCCTAGCACggcagcggcggtggcggcggcgcagAAGCGGGAGGAGCGGCTGCGCAAGTTCCGCGAGCTTCACCTGAAACGG AACGAGGCTCGCAAGCTGAATCACCAAGAAGTGGTGGAAGAAGACAAAAGGCTTAAATTGCCAGCAAACTGGGAAGCCAAAAAAGCTCGGCTGGAGTGGGAGCTgaaggtggaggaaaaaaagaag GAATGCGCGGCGAGAGGAGAAGACTACGAGCGGGTTAAACTGCTGGAGATCAGTGCCGAGGACGCCgagagatgggaaaggagaaagaagaggaaaaatccaGATCTGGGCTTTTCAG ATTACGCGGCCGCGCAGCTGCGCAAGTACCAGAGGCTGACGCGGCAGATCAAACCCGACCTGGAGCAGTACGAGAAGCTGAAGGAGCAGTA CGGTGAAGCGCTGTACCCCACATCCGACAGTCTTCTCCACGGGACTCACGTGCCGTCGAAGGAAGGGGTGGACAGGATGGTTGCGGATCTTGAAAAGCA AATTGAAAAGCGTGAAAAATACAGTCGCCGACGTCCTTACAACGATGACGCGGACATCGACTACATCAACGAGCGAAACGCCAAGTTCAACAAGAAGGCGGAGAGGTTCTACGGGAAGTACACGGCCGAGATCAAACAGAACCTGGAGAGAGGAACCGCCGTctga
- the RSRP1 gene encoding arginine/serine-rich protein 1: MGVTQEAGLSPQASPLEQDPCGGSPAGWGRNALVSHGNQHRGCPAAPSGTETGYQRTTIKTEPATESTCMEKTVVTKTDDMTGFMDDLTLSSPKKRESSLRSKRSCDRSSTRSSSRSSCSSRSSSSSSSSASSRSWSRSRSRSRSWTRRNSSRRYRRYSRSYSRSRSRSRGYRRYRGRYYARHYRRYHRSPPRYRSRSRSWSRGRSYYRRSYSRSRSRSRGRRYYGFGRTIYPEAYRSWRSRSRTRSRSRSPLHLSEKDKRELLEIAKANAAKALGTDNIVLPASLKILTPSKEIKNEKQEHEDPGESAEQPRRIAEDMTKSGMERATIQKSISFSPNNTMAKPVLQRPVSHVVKELPISPGREEDKKGSPYGQWVPVKKEEKKTFLNFSPKSAAFRAR; encoded by the exons ATGGGGGTGACTCAGGAAGCGGGGTTGTCTCCTCAGGCGTCTCCGCTGGAGCAGGACCCGTGCGGGGGAAGCCCGGCTGGCTGGGGACG AAACGCCCTAGTCTCTCACGGGAACCAGCACCGGGGGTGCCCGGCGGCTCCTAGCG GAACAGAGACCGGGTACCagagaacaacaataaaaacgGAACCAGCTACTGAAAGTACATGCATGGAGAAAACGGTGGTTACAAAAACTGATGATATGACAGGCTTCATGGATGACTTAACCCTCAGCTCGCCAAAGAAAAGAGAGTCGTCTTTGAGATCCAAGAGAAGTTGCGATAGGTCATCAACAAGGTCATCTAGCAGATCCTCTTGCAGTTCACGGTCCAGTTCCAGTAGTTCCTCTTCAGCTTCCTCTAGGAGCTGGAGCCGGTCCAGATCCAGATCAAGGTCatggacaagaagaaacagttcCCGAAGGTACAGAAGATACTCTCGTTCGTATTCCAGAAGCCGGTCAAGATCGCGTGGCTACAGGAGGTACCGAGGAAGGTACTATGCGAGGCACTACAGGAGGTACCACCGCTCTCCTCCGAGGTACAGGTCACGCAGCAGGTCATGGTCCCGTGGAAGATCATATTACAGAAGGTCCTATTCGAGAAGCAGATCACGTTCAAGAGGCCGAAGATACTATGGATTTGGGCGAACAATCTATCCTGAGGCTTacaggagctggagaagcaggtCACGAACAAGATCTCGGAGCAGGTCACCTCTCCATTTGAGTGAAAAAG aCAAGAGGGAACTTCTGGAAATTGCGAAAGCCAATGCTGCGAAAGCTCTGGGAACAGATAACATAGTCTTGCCAGCGAGCTTGAAGATCCTTACTCCTTCGAAAgagataaaaaatgaaaaacaagagcaTGAAGATCCTGGAGAGTCAGCTGAG CAACCCAGAAGAATTGCAGAAGACATGACCAAAAGTGGGATGGAGAGAGCAACcatacagaaaagcatttctttcagtCCTAAT aacaCAATGGCAAAACCAGTACTGCAGAGGCCGGTGAGCCACGTTGTTAAAGAACTGCCGATTTCTCCGGGAAGAGAAGAGGACAAAAAGGGAAGTCCCTATGGGCAGTGGGTTCCCgtcaagaaggaggagaagaaaacatttctaaaCTTCTCACCCAAAAGTGCCGCGTTCCGGGCACGTTAG